One Narcine bancroftii isolate sNarBan1 chromosome 3, sNarBan1.hap1, whole genome shotgun sequence DNA window includes the following coding sequences:
- the rex1bd gene encoding required for excision 1-B domain-containing protein: MNARGLNGLVRSLYALQEERVEAYRLFDVGHQAYLRSAPNYDFIRYRQLVHEITQAFNRISKEVIQLRDRFHDEFDRPDLSKHLERIQEREQEKLVLTAQLQLAKQNALDHPGNETYMEEARELKHRINKTIEAINEILQDFKYDSEEIESSG, encoded by the exons ATG AATGCAAGAGGCCTGAATGGGTTAGTACGGAGCCTGTATGCACTGCAGGAGGAGCGGGTTGAAGCTTACAGGTTGTTTGATGT AGGACACCAAGCTTATCTCCGCTCAGCTCCTAACTATGACTTCATCAGATACCGGCAGCTAGTACACGAAATCACACAGGCCTTTAACCGCATCTCAAAGGAAGTGATTCAACTCCGGGACCGGTTTCACGACGAGTTTGACCGTCCAGACCTCTCAAAACACCTTGAAAGGATTCAGGAACGGGAGCAAGAGAAATTGGTGCTG ACAGCTCAACTACAACTTGCCAAACAGAATGCACTGGACCATCCAGGGAACGAAACCTACATGGAAGAGGCTCGGGAACTGAAACATAG GATTAATAAGACCATTGAGGCAATCAACGAGATTCTTCAGGACTTCAAATATGATTCTGAAGAGATTGAATCCAGTGGATAG